One genomic window of Streptomyces sp. NBC_01276 includes the following:
- a CDS encoding primosomal protein N': MSSANDSPPEQLALIREMVAEAKAKAPKAKPRTWRGAAVAEELPVARVLVNKGVLHLDRLFDYAVPAELAETARPGVRVRVRFGAGSHRVHGGRREGGGLIDGFIVERCAESDYNGALAALAQVVSPEVVLSAPVLALARAVADRYAGSLADVLQLALPARSARAEAKPSPEPLPPPPVPEPGGWTRYGAGPAFLRALATGGAPRAVWTALPGPGWAGELARAMAATLASGRGALAVVPDGRTAARVDAALTELLGEGRHALLTAESGPEKRYRQWLAVSRGSVRAVVGTRAAMFAPVRDLGLVAIWDDGDSSHSDDHAPFPHVREVLELRAVTDGCAFLAGGTSCTVEAAQLVETGWARPLVADRETVRSVAPRIRTVGDELLARDGAARAARLPSLAWETVREGLKTGPVLVQVPRRGYAPRLACERCRTPARCTVCAGPLEAPDERDLHCGWCGRAESAWHCQECGSFRLRAQVVGARRTAEELGRAFPAVPVRTSGRDHVLDEVPDRPALVVCTPGAEPVAAGAGYAAALLLDGWAMLGRPDLRAGEEALRRWIAAASLVRGEGQVVVVAEPTLRPVQALVRWDPVGHAVRELAERAQLGFPPVSRMAAVAGRGEALEAFLGAVGLPPDAEVLGPVPLPGRRGEPSPGERALVRVPPGSGAALAAALKSAQAARMARGVAAADAVRIRIDPPDIG, translated from the coding sequence GTGAGCAGCGCGAACGATTCCCCGCCGGAGCAGCTCGCACTGATCCGGGAGATGGTCGCCGAGGCGAAGGCCAAGGCGCCCAAGGCCAAACCGCGGACCTGGCGCGGGGCCGCGGTCGCCGAGGAGCTGCCCGTCGCCCGCGTCCTGGTGAACAAGGGCGTGCTCCACCTCGACCGGCTCTTCGACTACGCGGTGCCCGCCGAGCTCGCCGAGACCGCCCGGCCGGGCGTCCGCGTCCGGGTCCGCTTCGGCGCCGGCTCCCACCGCGTGCACGGCGGCCGCCGTGAGGGCGGCGGGCTCATCGACGGCTTCATCGTGGAGCGGTGCGCCGAGTCCGACTACAACGGGGCGCTGGCCGCCCTGGCCCAGGTGGTCTCGCCCGAGGTCGTCCTCTCCGCGCCCGTGCTGGCCCTCGCCCGCGCCGTCGCCGACCGGTACGCGGGCAGCCTCGCCGACGTCCTCCAGCTCGCCCTGCCCGCGCGCAGCGCCCGCGCCGAGGCCAAACCCTCGCCCGAACCGCTGCCCCCGCCCCCCGTGCCCGAGCCCGGCGGCTGGACCCGCTACGGCGCCGGGCCCGCGTTCCTGCGGGCCCTCGCCACCGGCGGGGCCCCCCGCGCCGTGTGGACCGCCCTGCCCGGCCCCGGCTGGGCCGGGGAACTGGCCCGTGCCATGGCGGCGACCCTCGCCTCCGGCCGGGGCGCCCTGGCCGTGGTCCCGGACGGGCGCACCGCCGCCCGGGTCGACGCCGCCCTCACCGAACTGCTCGGCGAGGGGCGGCACGCCCTGCTGACGGCCGAGTCCGGGCCCGAGAAGCGCTACCGGCAGTGGCTCGCGGTGAGCCGGGGCTCGGTGCGCGCGGTCGTCGGCACCCGGGCCGCGATGTTCGCCCCCGTGCGCGACCTCGGGCTGGTGGCGATCTGGGACGACGGGGATTCCAGCCACAGCGACGACCACGCCCCCTTCCCGCACGTCCGCGAGGTCCTGGAACTGCGCGCCGTCACCGACGGCTGCGCCTTCCTGGCCGGCGGCACCAGCTGCACGGTGGAGGCCGCCCAGCTCGTCGAGACGGGCTGGGCCCGCCCGCTCGTGGCCGACCGGGAGACGGTGCGCTCCGTCGCCCCGCGCATCCGCACCGTCGGCGACGAACTGCTGGCGCGCGACGGGGCGGCCCGCGCGGCCCGGCTGCCGAGCCTCGCCTGGGAGACCGTCCGGGAGGGCCTGAAGACCGGGCCGGTCCTCGTCCAGGTGCCCCGGCGCGGCTACGCGCCCCGGCTCGCCTGCGAGCGCTGCCGCACCCCCGCCCGCTGCACCGTGTGCGCCGGGCCCCTGGAGGCCCCCGACGAGCGGGACCTGCACTGCGGCTGGTGCGGCCGGGCCGAGAGCGCCTGGCACTGCCAGGAGTGCGGGTCCTTCCGGCTCCGCGCCCAGGTGGTGGGCGCGCGGCGCACCGCCGAGGAGCTGGGCCGGGCCTTCCCCGCCGTGCCCGTACGGACTTCCGGGCGCGACCACGTGCTGGACGAGGTGCCGGACCGCCCGGCACTGGTGGTGTGCACCCCGGGGGCCGAGCCGGTCGCCGCGGGCGCCGGGTACGCGGCGGCGCTGCTGCTGGACGGCTGGGCCATGCTGGGCCGGCCCGACCTGCGGGCGGGGGAGGAGGCGCTGCGCCGCTGGATCGCCGCCGCGTCGCTGGTGCGCGGGGAGGGGCAGGTGGTCGTCGTGGCCGAGCCGACGCTGCGGCCCGTGCAGGCGCTGGTGCGCTGGGACCCGGTCGGGCACGCCGTACGGGAACTGGCCGAGCGGGCCCAGCTGGGTTTCCCGCCGGTGTCGCGGATGGCCGCCGTGGCGGGCCGGGGGGAGGCGCTGGAGGCCTTCCTCGGGGCCGTCGGGCTGCCGCCGGACGCGGAGGTCCTGGGACCCGTACCGCTGCCCGGGCGGCGGGGGGAGCCCTCACCGGGGGAGCGGGCCCTGGTCCGGGTCCCGCCGGGGAGCGGGGCCGCGCTGGCCGCGGCGCTGAAGTCGGCGCAGGCCGCGCGGATGGCGCGGGGCGTCGCGGCGGCGGACGCGGTCCGGATCCGGATCGACCCGCCGGACATCGGCTGA